Within Nosocomiicoccus ampullae, the genomic segment GATTATGTTTACGGTTACACGATTGTAAACGACATTACAGCACGTGACTTACAAAAATCATTAAAACAATTTTTCTTAGCAAAAAGTTTAGCAGCACCAATTGGACCATATATTGTCACTAAAGATGAGGTGCCATCGTTAAATGACGTATCGATCGTCACTAAAGTGAACGATGAAATTCGTCAAGATGGTAGTACACGTGATATGATTTTACCTGTTGAAGAAATTATTTCAGAAGTATCTAAATATGTGAAACTAATGCCTGGAGATATTATCGCAACAGGTTCACCAGAAGGTGTCGCTGCAGGGATGGAACACCCTGATTTCTTAGAATCAGGTGACGTTGTCCGTGTATCAATTAATGGCATCGGTACACTCACAACTTATATTAAATAAAGGAGATTAAGTATGTTTCATTTGCACTTAACAGCTATTGTTATTACGTTTATATTATTTTTAGTGACGTATTTCTCATATAAAAAAGATCCGTCACGAGACAACCGTCGAGCGTTCATTTTACACATGACGCTAAGACTCTTCTATATCATCGTGTTATTCAGTGGTGTGATGATTTTCATCCAAAACTTAAGCATCATTGGTAATATTGATAAAGGTCATATGATGTACGGTATTAAAGCGTTACTCGGACTCCTTACAATCGGGTTAATGGAGATGACATTAGTACGCGAGAAAAAACAAACGAAAGTACAAACGTTCCTAATTATTGCGATTGTATTAGTCATCGTAACAGTATTACTTGGATCTTACTTACCACTTGGAACATTATAATATTAAAACTGCAGAAAATATTCTGCAGTTTTTTTATGTATAATTTATGAACTTTCTAGATTTGTATACATAATTTTTTAAATCCAGTATAATTAAATTTGACAGTTAAGAAAGGTGGACGTAGGTTGAAAAAGTTTTTATATGTCACGATATTTATTTTTATGTTTTCATTTATACATACAAGTGACGTTTATGCTGAAACTGATGACACGTCACGTGTTTATACAATTACCATCGATCGTTTTTTAAATAAAAACGAAGATAATGATTCCGTTGATAACGTAGACGGAGATTACA encodes:
- a CDS encoding YisL family protein, coding for MFHLHLTAIVITFILFLVTYFSYKKDPSRDNRRAFILHMTLRLFYIIVLFSGVMIFIQNLSIIGNIDKGHMMYGIKALLGLLTIGLMEMTLVREKKQTKVQTFLIIAIVLVIVTVLLGSYLPLGTL